One part of the Eucalyptus grandis isolate ANBG69807.140 chromosome 10, ASM1654582v1, whole genome shotgun sequence genome encodes these proteins:
- the LOC104422132 gene encoding uncharacterized protein At1g66480-like, with product MGNSMGGKRRAKVMKINGDTFKLNTPVRAGDVVKDYPGHVLMDSEAVKHFGIRAKPLEPQQELKPKRVYFLVELPKFPEEDDKVPRRVRSTGIRMSAKDRLECLMLSRRAASDLALARSEGDGGLPRRGEGPLTVKMRLTRAEMAKLVEESRDEKEVAERIMGMCHGDRNVLQQGGSNWTPGRGSIREKSSSISSSSRSSSSKLSEKRVRFDPTEGGEIRPEIQSELS from the exons ATGGGGAACAGCATGGGAGGGAAGAGAAGAGCCAAGGTGATGAAGATAAACGGCGACACCTTCAAGTTGAACACCCCTGTTCGGGCCGGCGACGTCGTGAAGGACTACCCGGGGCACGTCCTGATGGACTCCGAGGCCGTCAAGCACTTCGGCATCCGGGCGAAGCCGCTCGAGCCCCAGCAGGAGCTCAAGCCCAAGAGGGTGTACTTCCTCGTCGAGCTGCCCAAGTTCCCGGAGGAGGACGATAAGGTCCCGAGGCGGGTCCGGTCCACCGGCATCCGGATGAGCGCCAAGGACCGGCTCGAGTGCCTGATGCTGTCGCGGAGGGCAGCGTCCGACCTCGCGCTCGCTAGGTCGGAGGGCGACGGGGGGTTGCCGCGGCGGGGTGAGGGGCCGTTGACGGTGAAGATGAGGCTGACGAGGGCGGAGATGGCGAAGCTGGTGGAGGAGAGCAGGGACGAGAAGGAGGTGGCGGAGAGGATCATGGGCATGTGCCATGGCGACAGGAATGTGTTGCAGCAAGGAGGATCGAATTGGACGCCTGGTCGCGGTAGCATTAGAGAAAAGAGCAGCagcatcagcagcagcagcaggagcagcagcagcaagttGTCCGAG AAGAGGGTGAGATTCGATCCAACGGAAGGAGGAGAGATCCGTCCGGAAATTCAATCGGAGTTGTCGTGA
- the LOC104423699 gene encoding leucine-rich repeat extensin-like protein 1, with protein MASSIKNGHGVCASILVMVLFAAFPQALVHGQAVVTVSQPPPSNCPYPCLPPPTTPTMYLPPSPPLPPSMVYPPPSGNFPYYLPPPWYLANAPPPPDPILPYYPWYYKEPLVPSSSSEIRHLQSWVVILSLLLMIVSSALFG; from the coding sequence ATGGCAAGCTCCATCAAGAATGGTCATGGCGTATGTGCAAGTATCTTGGTTATGGTTCTGTTCGCTGCATTTCCACAAGCCCTGGTACATGGACAAGCTGTAGTGACAGTTTCGCAGCCGCCACCTAGCAACTGTCCCTACCCTTGTCTCCCGCCGCCGACGACCCCCACAATGTACCTGCCGCCATCTCCGCCGTTGCCGCCTTCCATGGTCTATCCACCGCCCAGCGGGAACTTTCCATACTATCTTCCGCCGCCATGGTACTTGGCCAATGCACCTCCCCCTCCTGATCCCATCTTGCCTTATTATCCATGGTACTACAAGGAGCCTCTGGTGCCAAGCTCTTCGTCGGAAATTCGCCACCTGCAGTCCTGGGTCgtgattctctctcttctgctgATGATTGTGAGTTCAGCTCTGTTTGGGTGA
- the LOC104422133 gene encoding double-stranded RNA-binding protein 4 isoform X4, translating to MVVNFVSRNFLLLSLLGLRHHLHLRLPCKLRRLNLLCLCLSERTMVVNFVSRNFLLLSLLGLRHHLHLRLPCKLRRLNLLCLCLSKETILVNFISRNFLLLSLLRFLLHHHLGLPCKLRHLTLICKQTRYSVFCFGDDIGGWMQFKPAPSVHPPIAVPVRTDNLSQFRQTELLPLAIPTQALALPSSLAPASSQAPVQAQVFNPSLLVPARMDDLSDFSQPEPPTVVPAQALAPPSTQASERAQVSCPPSCAPEHVRYKNRLQEYTQKIMVHFPIYNTINEGSQHAPRYRSTVFVDGKSFTSPNTFPQKKEAEQNVAQIALELLSQKMEDEACPLIHEDTIFCKSILNEYAAKMNLEMPNYRTIQPQGAVPVFASSLVFNGVTYTGDVGKSKKEAEQLAARAAIQSLYDDSKSKIVLLKTIKSKWKLYAAYRETKYSCPVGVNVGGNSEISDTKNREGSSSGPPNYILGSAIPEACSELPKPHHLFQIPRAVAVASSAVENPLISFVPSSTEQQPIAATNPGKKRRKN from the exons ATGGTGGTCAATTTCGTCAGCCGGAACTTCCTCTTGCTGAGCCTGCTCGGGCTCCGGCATCACCTTCATCTCAGGCTCCCATGCAAGCTCAGGCGTTTGAACCTTCTTTGT CTGTGCCTGTCAGAACGGACAATGGTGGTCAATTTCGTCAGCCGGAACTTCCTCTTGCTGAGCCTGCTCGGGCTCCGGCATCACCTTCATCTCAGGCTCCCATGCAAGCTCAGGCGTTTGAACCTTCTTTGT CTGTGCCTATCGAAAGAAACAATCTTAGTCAACTTCATCAGCCGGAACTTCCTGTTGCTGAGCCTGCTCAGGTTCCTGCTCCACCATCATCTGGGGCTCCCATGCAAGCTCAGGCATTTGACCCTTATCTGC AAACAAACAAGATATAGTGTCTTTTGTTTTGGAGATGATATAGGAGGCTGGATGCAGTTCAAGCCAGCTCCCTCAGTACATCCCCCAATAG CTGTGCCTGTCAGAACGGACAATCTTAGTCAATTTCGTCAAACAGAACTTCTTCCTCTTGCAATCCCAACTCAGGCTCTGGCTCTACCTTCATCTCTGGCTCCGGCTTCATCTCAGGCTCCTGTGCAAGCTCAAGTGTTCAACCCTTCTTTGC TTGTACCAGCCAGAATGGATGATCTCAGTGACTTCTCTCAACCAGAACCTCCTACAGTTGTCCCTGCTCAGGCTCTAGCTCCACCTTCAACTCAAGCTTCAGAGCGAGCTCAGGTTTCCTGCCCTCCTTCGT GTGCTCCAGAGCATGTGAGGTACAAAAATCGGTTGCAGGAGTATACGCAGAAGATAATGGTGCATTttcctatttataatacaataAATGAAGGATCTCAACATGCACCGAGATATAGGTCAACGGTATTCGTAGATGGGAAAAGCTTTACATCTCCCAACACAtttccccaaaaaaaggaaGCTGAGCAAAATGTTGCTCAAATTGCATTGGAACTTTTGTCGCAAAAGATGGAGGATGAAGCCTGTCCTCTCATCCATGag GATACAATTTTTTGCAAGTCTATTCTTAATGAATATGCGGCCAAGATGAACTTGGAAATGCCAAATTACAGAACCATTCAGCCACAAGGGGCAGTTCCAGTTTTTGCATCTTCTTTGGTATTCAATGGTGTGACTTACACTGGTGATGTTGGTAAAAGCAAAAAGGAGGCTGAACAATTGGCAGCCCGTGCTGCCATTCAATCCCTATATG ATGATAGCAAGTCGAAAATAGTTCTTTTGAAGACGATCAAGTCTAAGTGGAAACTTTATGCTGCATACCGTGAGACTAAGTATTCATGTCCTGTTGGAGTGAACGTGGGAGGCAATTCTGAAATCTCAGATACCAAGAATAGAGAAGGTTCATCTTCTGGGCCACCTAATTATATTCTTGGTTCAGCTATTCCTGAGGCATGCTCAGAGTTACCTAAACCGCATCATTTGTTCCAAATACCAAGAGCAGTGGCTGTAGCATCCTCTGCAGTGGAGAATCCGTTAATCTCCTTTGTTCCTTCAAGTACAGAACAACAGCCTATTGCTGCTACGAATCCGGGTAAAAAGCGACGCAAGAACTAG
- the LOC104422133 gene encoding uncharacterized protein C6orf132 isoform X3 — translation MSDLCQFPGLEPPLSAPVPAPAPAPAPASSLADALPPAPSVSSPVPVRIDDLTQFRQPELPHVKPEQAPAPAPPSSRAPVKAQTFDPSLSVPIGRKKLSQLHQPELPVAEPAQVPAPPSSGAPTQAQAFDPYLPVPVRTDNGGQFRQPELPLAEPARAPASPSSQAPMQAQAFEPSLSVPVRTDNGGQFRQPELPLAEPARAPASPSSQAPMQAQAFEPSLSVPVRTDNLSQFRQTELLPLAIPTQALALPSSLAPASSQAPVQAQVFNPSLLVPARMDDLSDFSQPEPPTVVPAQALAPPSTQASERAQVSCPPSCAPEHVRYKNRLQEYTQKIMVHFPIYNTINEGSQHAPRYRSTVFVDGKSFTSPNTFPQKKEAEQNVAQIALELLSQKMEDEACPLIHEDTIFCKSILNEYAAKMNLEMPNYRTIQPQGAVPVFASSLVFNGVTYTGDVGKSKKEAEQLAARAAIQSLYDDSKSKIVLLKTIKSKWKLYAAYRETKYSCPVGVNVGGNSEISDTKNREGSSSGPPNYILGSAIPEACSELPKPHHLFQIPRAVAVASSAVENPLISFVPSSTEQQPIAATNPGKKRRKN, via the exons ATGAGCGACCTTTGCCAGTTCCCTGGCCTCGAGCCTCCTCTCTCGGCTCCGgttccggctccggctccggctccggctccggcgtCTAGTCTGGCTGACGCTCTGCCTCCGGCGCCGTCGGTTTCTTCac CTGTGCCTGTCAGAATTGACGACCTTACTCAATTTCGTCAACCGGAACTTCCTCATGTGAAGCCTGAGCAGGCTCCAGCTCCGGCTCCCCCTTCATCTCGGGCTCCTGTGAAAGCTCAGACATTTGACCCTTCTTTGT CTGTGCCTATCGGAAGAAAAAAGCTTAGTCAACTTCATCAGCCGGAACTTCCTGTTGCTGAGCCTGCTCAGGTTCCTGCTCCACCATCATCTGGGGCTCCCACGCAAGCTCAGGCGTTTGACCCTTATCTGC CTGTGCCTGTCAGAACGGACAATGGTGGTCAATTTCGTCAGCCGGAACTTCCTCTTGCTGAGCCTGCTCGGGCTCCGGCATCACCTTCATCTCAGGCTCCCATGCAAGCTCAGGCGTTTGAACCTTCTTTGT CTGTGCCTGTCAGAACGGACAATGGTGGTCAATTTCGTCAGCCGGAACTTCCTCTTGCTGAGCCTGCTCGGGCTCCGGCATCACCTTCATCTCAGGCTCCCATGCAAGCTCAGGCGTTTGAACCTTCTTTGT CTGTGCCTGTCAGAACGGACAATCTTAGTCAATTTCGTCAAACAGAACTTCTTCCTCTTGCAATCCCAACTCAGGCTCTGGCTCTACCTTCATCTCTGGCTCCGGCTTCATCTCAGGCTCCTGTGCAAGCTCAAGTGTTCAACCCTTCTTTGC TTGTACCAGCCAGAATGGATGATCTCAGTGACTTCTCTCAACCAGAACCTCCTACAGTTGTCCCTGCTCAGGCTCTAGCTCCACCTTCAACTCAAGCTTCAGAGCGAGCTCAGGTTTCCTGCCCTCCTTCGT GTGCTCCAGAGCATGTGAGGTACAAAAATCGGTTGCAGGAGTATACGCAGAAGATAATGGTGCATTttcctatttataatacaataAATGAAGGATCTCAACATGCACCGAGATATAGGTCAACGGTATTCGTAGATGGGAAAAGCTTTACATCTCCCAACACAtttccccaaaaaaaggaaGCTGAGCAAAATGTTGCTCAAATTGCATTGGAACTTTTGTCGCAAAAGATGGAGGATGAAGCCTGTCCTCTCATCCATGag GATACAATTTTTTGCAAGTCTATTCTTAATGAATATGCGGCCAAGATGAACTTGGAAATGCCAAATTACAGAACCATTCAGCCACAAGGGGCAGTTCCAGTTTTTGCATCTTCTTTGGTATTCAATGGTGTGACTTACACTGGTGATGTTGGTAAAAGCAAAAAGGAGGCTGAACAATTGGCAGCCCGTGCTGCCATTCAATCCCTATATG ATGATAGCAAGTCGAAAATAGTTCTTTTGAAGACGATCAAGTCTAAGTGGAAACTTTATGCTGCATACCGTGAGACTAAGTATTCATGTCCTGTTGGAGTGAACGTGGGAGGCAATTCTGAAATCTCAGATACCAAGAATAGAGAAGGTTCATCTTCTGGGCCACCTAATTATATTCTTGGTTCAGCTATTCCTGAGGCATGCTCAGAGTTACCTAAACCGCATCATTTGTTCCAAATACCAAGAGCAGTGGCTGTAGCATCCTCTGCAGTGGAGAATCCGTTAATCTCCTTTGTTCCTTCAAGTACAGAACAACAGCCTATTGCTGCTACGAATCCGGGTAAAAAGCGACGCAAGAACTAG
- the LOC104422133 gene encoding flocculation protein FLO11 isoform X2, with translation MSDLCQFPGLEPPLSAPVPAPAPAPAPASSLADALPPAPSVSSPVPVRIDDLTQFRQPELPHVKPEQAPAPAPPSSRAPVKAQTFDPSLSVPIGRKKLSQLHQPELPVAEPAQVPAPPSSGAPTQAQAFDPYLPVPVRTDNGGQFRQPELPLAEPARAPASPSSQAPMQAQAFEPSLSVPIERNNLSQLHQPELPVAEPAQVPAPPSSGAPMQAQAFDPYLPVPVRTDNLSQFRQTELLPLAIPTQALALPSSLAPASSQAPVQAQVFNPSLLVPARMDDLSDFSQPEPPTVVPAQALAPPSTQASERAQVSCPPSCAPEHVRYKNRLQEYTQKIMVHFPIYNTINEGSQHAPRYRSTVFVDGKSFTSPNTFPQKKEAEQNVAQIALELLSQKMEDEACPLIHEDTIFCKSILNEYAAKMNLEMPNYRTIQPQGAVPVFASSLVFNGVTYTGDVGKSKKEAEQLAARAAIQSLYDDSKSKIVLLKTIKSKWKLYAAYRETKYSCPVGVNVGGNSEISDTKNREGSSSGPPNYILGSAIPEACSELPKPHHLFQIPRAVAVASSAVENPLISFVPSSTEQQPIAATNPGKKRRKN, from the exons ATGAGCGACCTTTGCCAGTTCCCTGGCCTCGAGCCTCCTCTCTCGGCTCCGgttccggctccggctccggctccggctccggcgtCTAGTCTGGCTGACGCTCTGCCTCCGGCGCCGTCGGTTTCTTCac CTGTGCCTGTCAGAATTGACGACCTTACTCAATTTCGTCAACCGGAACTTCCTCATGTGAAGCCTGAGCAGGCTCCAGCTCCGGCTCCCCCTTCATCTCGGGCTCCTGTGAAAGCTCAGACATTTGACCCTTCTTTGT CTGTGCCTATCGGAAGAAAAAAGCTTAGTCAACTTCATCAGCCGGAACTTCCTGTTGCTGAGCCTGCTCAGGTTCCTGCTCCACCATCATCTGGGGCTCCCACGCAAGCTCAGGCGTTTGACCCTTATCTGC CTGTGCCTGTCAGAACGGACAATGGTGGTCAATTTCGTCAGCCGGAACTTCCTCTTGCTGAGCCTGCTCGGGCTCCGGCATCACCTTCATCTCAGGCTCCCATGCAAGCTCAGGCGTTTGAACCTTCTTTGT CTGTGCCTATCGAAAGAAACAATCTTAGTCAACTTCATCAGCCGGAACTTCCTGTTGCTGAGCCTGCTCAGGTTCCTGCTCCACCATCATCTGGGGCTCCCATGCAAGCTCAGGCATTTGACCCTTATCTGC CTGTGCCTGTCAGAACGGACAATCTTAGTCAATTTCGTCAAACAGAACTTCTTCCTCTTGCAATCCCAACTCAGGCTCTGGCTCTACCTTCATCTCTGGCTCCGGCTTCATCTCAGGCTCCTGTGCAAGCTCAAGTGTTCAACCCTTCTTTGC TTGTACCAGCCAGAATGGATGATCTCAGTGACTTCTCTCAACCAGAACCTCCTACAGTTGTCCCTGCTCAGGCTCTAGCTCCACCTTCAACTCAAGCTTCAGAGCGAGCTCAGGTTTCCTGCCCTCCTTCGT GTGCTCCAGAGCATGTGAGGTACAAAAATCGGTTGCAGGAGTATACGCAGAAGATAATGGTGCATTttcctatttataatacaataAATGAAGGATCTCAACATGCACCGAGATATAGGTCAACGGTATTCGTAGATGGGAAAAGCTTTACATCTCCCAACACAtttccccaaaaaaaggaaGCTGAGCAAAATGTTGCTCAAATTGCATTGGAACTTTTGTCGCAAAAGATGGAGGATGAAGCCTGTCCTCTCATCCATGag GATACAATTTTTTGCAAGTCTATTCTTAATGAATATGCGGCCAAGATGAACTTGGAAATGCCAAATTACAGAACCATTCAGCCACAAGGGGCAGTTCCAGTTTTTGCATCTTCTTTGGTATTCAATGGTGTGACTTACACTGGTGATGTTGGTAAAAGCAAAAAGGAGGCTGAACAATTGGCAGCCCGTGCTGCCATTCAATCCCTATATG ATGATAGCAAGTCGAAAATAGTTCTTTTGAAGACGATCAAGTCTAAGTGGAAACTTTATGCTGCATACCGTGAGACTAAGTATTCATGTCCTGTTGGAGTGAACGTGGGAGGCAATTCTGAAATCTCAGATACCAAGAATAGAGAAGGTTCATCTTCTGGGCCACCTAATTATATTCTTGGTTCAGCTATTCCTGAGGCATGCTCAGAGTTACCTAAACCGCATCATTTGTTCCAAATACCAAGAGCAGTGGCTGTAGCATCCTCTGCAGTGGAGAATCCGTTAATCTCCTTTGTTCCTTCAAGTACAGAACAACAGCCTATTGCTGCTACGAATCCGGGTAAAAAGCGACGCAAGAACTAG
- the LOC104422133 gene encoding vegetative cell wall protein gp1 isoform X1: MSDLCQFPGLEPPLSAPVPAPAPAPAPASSLADALPPAPSVSSPVPVRIDDLTQFRQPELPHVKPEQAPAPAPPSSRAPVKAQTFDPSLSVPIGRKKLSQLHQPELPVAEPAQVPAPPSSGAPTQAQAFDPYLPVPVRTDNGGQFRQPELPLAEPARAPASPSSQAPMQAQAFEPSLSVPVRTDNGGQFRQPELPLAEPARAPASPSSQAPMQAQAFEPSLSVPIERNNLSQLHQPELPVAEPAQVPAPPSSGAPMQAQAFDPYLPVPVRTDNLSQFRQTELLPLAIPTQALALPSSLAPASSQAPVQAQVFNPSLLVPARMDDLSDFSQPEPPTVVPAQALAPPSTQASERAQVSCPPSCAPEHVRYKNRLQEYTQKIMVHFPIYNTINEGSQHAPRYRSTVFVDGKSFTSPNTFPQKKEAEQNVAQIALELLSQKMEDEACPLIHEDTIFCKSILNEYAAKMNLEMPNYRTIQPQGAVPVFASSLVFNGVTYTGDVGKSKKEAEQLAARAAIQSLYDDSKSKIVLLKTIKSKWKLYAAYRETKYSCPVGVNVGGNSEISDTKNREGSSSGPPNYILGSAIPEACSELPKPHHLFQIPRAVAVASSAVENPLISFVPSSTEQQPIAATNPGKKRRKN, translated from the exons ATGAGCGACCTTTGCCAGTTCCCTGGCCTCGAGCCTCCTCTCTCGGCTCCGgttccggctccggctccggctccggctccggcgtCTAGTCTGGCTGACGCTCTGCCTCCGGCGCCGTCGGTTTCTTCac CTGTGCCTGTCAGAATTGACGACCTTACTCAATTTCGTCAACCGGAACTTCCTCATGTGAAGCCTGAGCAGGCTCCAGCTCCGGCTCCCCCTTCATCTCGGGCTCCTGTGAAAGCTCAGACATTTGACCCTTCTTTGT CTGTGCCTATCGGAAGAAAAAAGCTTAGTCAACTTCATCAGCCGGAACTTCCTGTTGCTGAGCCTGCTCAGGTTCCTGCTCCACCATCATCTGGGGCTCCCACGCAAGCTCAGGCGTTTGACCCTTATCTGC CTGTGCCTGTCAGAACGGACAATGGTGGTCAATTTCGTCAGCCGGAACTTCCTCTTGCTGAGCCTGCTCGGGCTCCGGCATCACCTTCATCTCAGGCTCCCATGCAAGCTCAGGCGTTTGAACCTTCTTTGT CTGTGCCTGTCAGAACGGACAATGGTGGTCAATTTCGTCAGCCGGAACTTCCTCTTGCTGAGCCTGCTCGGGCTCCGGCATCACCTTCATCTCAGGCTCCCATGCAAGCTCAGGCGTTTGAACCTTCTTTGT CTGTGCCTATCGAAAGAAACAATCTTAGTCAACTTCATCAGCCGGAACTTCCTGTTGCTGAGCCTGCTCAGGTTCCTGCTCCACCATCATCTGGGGCTCCCATGCAAGCTCAGGCATTTGACCCTTATCTGC CTGTGCCTGTCAGAACGGACAATCTTAGTCAATTTCGTCAAACAGAACTTCTTCCTCTTGCAATCCCAACTCAGGCTCTGGCTCTACCTTCATCTCTGGCTCCGGCTTCATCTCAGGCTCCTGTGCAAGCTCAAGTGTTCAACCCTTCTTTGC TTGTACCAGCCAGAATGGATGATCTCAGTGACTTCTCTCAACCAGAACCTCCTACAGTTGTCCCTGCTCAGGCTCTAGCTCCACCTTCAACTCAAGCTTCAGAGCGAGCTCAGGTTTCCTGCCCTCCTTCGT GTGCTCCAGAGCATGTGAGGTACAAAAATCGGTTGCAGGAGTATACGCAGAAGATAATGGTGCATTttcctatttataatacaataAATGAAGGATCTCAACATGCACCGAGATATAGGTCAACGGTATTCGTAGATGGGAAAAGCTTTACATCTCCCAACACAtttccccaaaaaaaggaaGCTGAGCAAAATGTTGCTCAAATTGCATTGGAACTTTTGTCGCAAAAGATGGAGGATGAAGCCTGTCCTCTCATCCATGag GATACAATTTTTTGCAAGTCTATTCTTAATGAATATGCGGCCAAGATGAACTTGGAAATGCCAAATTACAGAACCATTCAGCCACAAGGGGCAGTTCCAGTTTTTGCATCTTCTTTGGTATTCAATGGTGTGACTTACACTGGTGATGTTGGTAAAAGCAAAAAGGAGGCTGAACAATTGGCAGCCCGTGCTGCCATTCAATCCCTATATG ATGATAGCAAGTCGAAAATAGTTCTTTTGAAGACGATCAAGTCTAAGTGGAAACTTTATGCTGCATACCGTGAGACTAAGTATTCATGTCCTGTTGGAGTGAACGTGGGAGGCAATTCTGAAATCTCAGATACCAAGAATAGAGAAGGTTCATCTTCTGGGCCACCTAATTATATTCTTGGTTCAGCTATTCCTGAGGCATGCTCAGAGTTACCTAAACCGCATCATTTGTTCCAAATACCAAGAGCAGTGGCTGTAGCATCCTCTGCAGTGGAGAATCCGTTAATCTCCTTTGTTCCTTCAAGTACAGAACAACAGCCTATTGCTGCTACGAATCCGGGTAAAAAGCGACGCAAGAACTAG
- the LOC104422135 gene encoding pentatricopeptide repeat-containing protein At1g77360, mitochondrial: protein HPRRGSVNGRRPEAAVPQFPPRPLPFAAAERALPRQQAPRLSESEVEIDIEIPPYPRPYHHARPIAAAAAAAAAPAVAPKQELGRRPNFNSYLDAPNLPPKIRVLCEIVARTPAHAVEEVLGDAGIGVGQEDVEDVLKLSYAFPGAAVKFFRWAGHQLKDDHSPYAWNLVVDMLGKNALFDAMWDAVKSMQKKGLLSLASFASVFSSYVIAGSLPEAIMTFEVMDQYGMPPDVVALNSLISAICRDGKTVDAVDFLQVVKERIRPDADTYAILLEGWENEGNVTGARRTFAEMVTEIGWDPANLPAYSSFLCTLLKGPSGMSEALKYFGTMSDHQCYPGMKFFQDALEECIKCADSKGASFLWEAMVGRVGCRPDTEMYNSMIALHCDTDHIDVAERLLDEMVYNGAFPDDRTYNILLQFLIIYRKLKEASIVFTEMVKNECLPSLANCNAAARIFIDIGDHHSAMKVWKWMVEHYRSDLDETGNILIVGLLNLNRLPEAVKYAEDIIERGIKLSSSTLSKLKQSLSKAGKLHVYDELLRKWRSPLVA from the coding sequence CACCCGAGAAGAGGATCCGTCAATGGCCGGCGACCGGAAGCGGCCGTACCGCAATTTCCGCCGCGCCCGCTCCCGTTCGCCGCCGCCGAGCGCGCCCTTCCTCGACAGCAAGCGCCGCGCCTCTCTGAATCCGAGGTCGAAATCGATATCGAAATCCCCCCGTACCCGCGTCCCTACCACCACGCCCGccccatcgccgccgccgccgccgccgccgccgcccccgccgtcgCCCCGAAACAAGAACTGGGCAGGCGGCCGAATTTCAATTCGTACCTCGACGCCCCCAATTTGCCGCCCAAGATCAGGGTCCTGTGCGAAATCGTCGCCCGGACCCCCGCCCACGCCGTCGAGGAGGTCCTCGGGGATGCCGGCATCGGGGTCGGGCAGGAAGACGTCGAGGACGTGCTCAAGCTGTCCTACGCCTTCCCGGGCGCCGCCGTCAAGTTCTTCCGATGGGCCGGGCACCAGCTCAAGGACGACCACAGCCCGTACGCTTGGAACTTGGTGGTGGACATGCTGGGCAAGAACGCCCTGTTCGATGCGATGTGGGACGCCGTGAAGTCGATGCAGAAGAAGGGGCTGCTCTCGCTCGCCAGCTTCGCCTCGGTTTTCAGTAGCTACGTGATTGCCGGGAGCTTGCCGGAAGCTATCATGACTTTTGAAGTGATGGACCAATACGGCATGCCGCCTGACGTCGTGGCATTGAATTCGCTGATCAGCGCCATATGTAGGGACGGTAAGACCGTGGACGCAGTGGACTTCTTACAGGTCGTGAAGGAGAGGATTAGGCCGGACGCCGATACGTATGCGATATTGTTGGAGGGTTGGGAGAATGAAGGGAATGTGACTGGTGCTAGGCGGACTTTCGCCGAGATGGTGACAGAAATCGGTTGGGACCCGGCCAATCTGCCTGCCTATAGCTCGTTTTTGTGTACTTTGCTAAAGGGTCCTAGTGGCATGTCTGAAGCGTTGAAATATTTCGGGACGATGAGCGATCACCAGTGTTATCCAGGTATGAAGTTCTTTCAGGATGCATTGGAGGAGTGTATAAAGTGTGCTGATTCTAAAGGAGCCAGCTTTCTATGGGAAGCTATGGTAGGAAGAGTTGGGTGTAGACCAGATACAGAAATGTATAATTCAATGATAGCTTTACATTGTGACACCGACCACATCGATGTAGCCGAGAGACTGTTGGATGAAATGGTCTACAATGGGGCATTTCCAGACGATAGAACTTACAATATTTTGCTTCAGTTCTTGATCATATACAGGAAACTAAAGGAGGCCTCGATAGTGTTTACAGAGATGGTGAAAAATGAATGCTTGCCAAGCCTGGCCAATTGTAATGCAGCTGCCAGGATATTTATAGATATAGGAGACCATCACTCAGCTATGAAGGTCTGGAAATGGATGGTCGAGCACTACAGGTCCGATTTGGATGAGACtggaaatattttgattgtggGGCTTCTTAATCTCAATAGGCTCCCTGAAGCAGTCAAATATGCCGAGGATATTATTGAAAGAGGAATTAAATTGTCCTCTTCCACATTGTCGAAATTGAAACAGAGCCTTTCCAAGGCTGGAAAGTTACATGTGTATGATGAACTTTTGAGGAAGTGGAGAAGTCCTCTTGTAGCTTAA